A genomic window from Hyla sarda isolate aHylSar1 chromosome 8, aHylSar1.hap1, whole genome shotgun sequence includes:
- the LOC130284986 gene encoding uncharacterized protein LOC130284986, with protein sequence MELKGLGFVPLLLAFWCVAWLATSYIMTVVLGHAASPLMSISDVGNFFPETILFRIGFIGTSIGTLVLTFLIYKYMVMHTEEFRGHQVLIQRILLAIVWASCFATAVMHVLSPEEYPRIHFVSTIISITCEALYYLGQSIQMYKLPGAKKVIHHSRCTCCGLTFVCVIFYFEYETLKELFHNDEDWDEIREIPIIIIEWVMLLLILINIVTYYSTMQRLLLTVSRNSCTLSLRVKIDDFGV encoded by the exons atggagctaaaaggactggggttcgtccccctcctgttggcgttttggtgtgtggcctggcttgccaccagctacatcatgacggtcgtcctcggccatgccgcctctccactgatgagcatcag tgacgtgggaaatttctttcccgaaaccatattattcagaattggattcatagggacgtccattggcactttggtactaacctttcttatttataagtatatggttatgcatactgaagagttcaggggtcatcaggtcctgatccagaggatcctgctggccattgtgtgggcctcctgttttgccacagctgtcatgcatgtattgtcccccgaagaatatcccaggatacactttgtcagcacgataatttccattacatgtgaagccttatactaccttgggcagtccatccagatgtataaattaccaggagcaaaaaaagtcattcaccatagtagatgcacctgctgtggcctgacttttgtctgtgtaattttctattttgaatatgaaacattaaaggaattattccataatgatgaagactgggacgagatccgtgaaatccccatcataatcatcgagtgggtgatgcttctactgatcctgataaacatcgtgacctattattccaccatgcagaggttattgttgaccgtctccagaaacagctgcacactctctcttagagtaaaaattgatgacttcggggtgtag